GCAGCTTTTGTCTcatttgtatctgttgtttctgtttggCCCTTTCTGAGGTCTAAGGGGAGTCTGAGGTGGCATACCTAATTGTAGATATCAGTATGTTTTACGTTTTGCCACAAGCTTTCGCATCCTTTGGGCTAGTTTAATGTGGGCATCATTGAGTTTGTGTTCCCATGGATGGCTGCCAAGAGACTGCCGTAAGGAGCCAAAGTGGCAGTACACAGTCTGCATGGGCTCTTGGGAAGGATTTCGGGCATTGCATCAGCTTGTTGTCTCGGTGACTTTTGGATTGTCTTAAGCATCCCCCCCAAGAACATTGTTATTACTGCTAAGCACTGGGTCAGCTCCCGCCCCCAGCTCCTCGCCCTGGCCGCACGCTGCTCCCCACTGACCTGTGGCTGGACGCTGTGCCTCCGTCGTGACGGACAGATCTGCAAGTGGAACAGGGCAGGAAGGCTCAGTGTGTGCCAGCAGGACACAGCactccctcagccgctcctgGCAGCCTGGCATGCTTCCCCATGGGCACCACAGTGTTGGCCTCGCTTGGTCCATGTGGCCTGCCAGGCACCATGAGGTGTGCTGAGGGCTGAGCAGGGCTCCTTCCTGCTCAGACCTGCTGCAAGGGGCTGGGGGCCATCTCCTGGGCCCTGCCTGACCTGCCGCACTCTGAAGCGGGCAGGATGCCAGCTGCCCCTGTGGTTCCCCCATCGTGATCCACATTTGGCATTAGGAACCTGAGCCCTGTGCAAAGGGAAAGGTTTTCCACTCTGTGGCTCCCCTGATGAAGAGCTGAGGGCTGGGACTCACCTCTCACTGTCAGCTCAACAGGATCGCTGCGCTGCACCGTCCCTGAGCCGACCCTGTTCTGTGCCTCACAGTAGTATGTACCAGCGTCGGAGGGCTGCAAGCTGCTCCACACCAGCTCGGCCTCGCTGCCCAGGAGCTGTCCTGTCCTGCCCGGTACAGCCCGGAACCAGCGGTAGCTGATGgggggggacccatgggccaCACAGGTCAGGCTGGCCTTGGCTCCTGCCggcactgccagccccagcgCTCCGGGCACAATGGTAGGCTTGGTCACAGCCACTGCAAGACAAAGCACATGGGCCTGGATCATGGTGGAAGGTTTCCCTCATGCTGAAGCAGCTCCCATCCTCACTCTCAGTCCTTTCCCAGGACATCACCACCCTGCTGGGTTGCACTCTGTGCAGCTGTACCTGCAGCTAGGTCTCCACCAGCTCTGTCAGCTATCGCCACTGCTGCACCATAGCAGCCTGCACTGCTGAGCCGTTGCCTTTTCCAATGCTGCCATAAGCCCCCTCtgaggaaataatgtttttttttttttatttgtttgttttttttcccctcaaacaTGCTCTGAGGGTGCTTGGAAAGGGAGAAGGCACATCTGGCTAGCATGACTCCCATGAGCTACAAGAGCCAGGGATACTGGGTATCTGCACAGAACCAGAACCAGAGCCAGCCCTGGGTGCTAGCTCAGTGTATGGGAACTattgagtcacagcctgaaccactgattgagcacctggaggaaagacccagtcagccctgaaagcacaggtgaaggcaatttactgtgtgaccagaagggctggagcctggctcctcTTAGAcctcattgaagggctgactgccacttGGGGAAAGATCTCTTTCTAGAGATCTCTCCTTGGTGgtgcttttccctgcaaacccagaatcttctgatacaggtgagtgatcttcccttcctttgtagcacatttctattgtgctggtccttccacctcttttgtaatgccttttccattgtgttgatctttctgattgctatACTCGCCACCTGGATCTGTGGCCCCTTGGGAGATCCAGACCAGGTGCAGACTCACTGCTACCCCTTTTTGAATCCACAGTACTGAGCACAAGGCTCTTCCTGGCTGGGTACCTCAACACCCAGCTTGGGTGTGGGTAGGCAGAATGGGGTGAACTGCTTCTTCTCCTAATTGTTCTGCAGATTAGACAAGAGCAGGGCTTTATTGTTGGATTTACCTTTGATGACTTTAACTGTAGTGATCACCTCCTTTGTTATCAAGCTGTAGTTTTCAGACCTCCAGGTGATTTGACAGGAGTAGTGTCCGCTGTCAGGAATTTCAAGGTCTGTGATTTGGAGTGAGGCATCCCCTGGGCTATGCCTTGGGACACTGACTCGGTCTCGGAACCGAGACAGCAGGATGTGGTCACCAGAATCATCCCTCCGAAAGATGGTGGAGGTGCTAAGGTCTCGCTCCATGCTCCAAGTGAGTGTCTGCTGTGTGAAACCTTCTGAGGGCGTATAGGTACATGGTAAAGTGGTGGATCCCATCCATTCCCCGTTGACCTGAGCGGCACCAGACAGatccagcagggctgcaggaaacAACAATTGAAGGGAAGCAACAAGAACGCAGCAGAAGAGGAGAACACCCCTTAGGACCATCAGAAACCACTAGGTAGTGGAAGCCAGCATGTGGTAGCATCTTAGATATACTGTAGACCATAGCCAACTAAATCTGGGCCTGTCCCCATCTCACTGAGCATAGGGAAGTGAACAGTTACATCAAACTCATGGCTATTCTTATTGCTTCTCTCTGGACACTGGCCAGTTTTCAATTCCTTCTCTGTACTGAGAGGCACAAATCCTGCTCCCAGAAGCAGTATCACAGCTGCAGGCCTTGCAAGAACTTAAAGGAGCATCTCTTATTCCTAATCCCTAGCCACAGCCTCCATGCCCTACTTCTGCTCCTTGGCGTTCCGCTTATGCTTGCAGGATGACTCAAACAGCAGTGGCCTCTCGCTCTCCTGCTGACACTGCTTGTTCTGACAGCACCGCTTGCAGCATTGTCCTGTACCGTCTGTGTGGGAGGAAGGATGAACAAATCAAATTTACTGTGTCACTGCAATAAGCACGCATGTTAGACCAGGCGTTTGCACCCCTTAGCATCATTAGCTTATTATGAAACTTCCCCAGTGCTCACGGAGGCAGCAGTACAGCTGTGAAGGGAGAAGCccttctctgtgcagcagcgtgtctctgagctgcaggaggggccCTTCAGGTGTGGAGAGGGTCTGTGGGTCTCTGTCCACGggggcagctgagggaactgccagggctgagctctgtggaAGCTTGTTTCTGACATGCACCAGCGAAATACTTATCTCTgagacagtatttttaaaagaaatatttcctcccTGTGATGCTTATTAAACTGAGATGCTTCCTGAGACCTCCAGAATAGCACTGTCAGTTCTCACACCAGGGGAGGCAGAGCTGAACTAAACAGAAAcctgcagagctgtttggaAACAGCAGACTAGTGAGAGAGATTTGTATTATCAGTaatgcatgaaaaagaaaaaagttcttgCACTCCGGTCTATTGGTAAACAGTTGAGTACCTCCTTCCTAGCCTGCTAGCACCAGCTTTGCTGGTGGCATGGAAGCACTATGCAGGCAGGTATCTGCCTTTACTGGTCTGAACTACTGGATTTGAAACTGGAACAGTGGACTAAACCCAATCTTTTTGCACTATCCTTGGAGAGCTTCAGCTCTGACCTAGATTTCTTGGCTTGTATCTGTTTCAGCCAAATAAACACCCAGCCCAGGACTCAAGTGGGCTcaggaggagagggaatggACTTCACTTATTCTCCCACTCTATCCAGCTGTCTGCCCTAGAGGCCATCGATCCTCTGGGAAATGTCTCACATCAGCAGCATATTTCCTAAATTTTGCTGGACTTGGCTCACTTCTATCTATGCCCCTTTTTCTCATTCCCCCTTTCCCTAGAAAGGGGCAGGTTGTGTCCCACTGCATTAACTCACAGTAAATGACTTAAGTGAAACCTGCAGAGAAGCTTTTTTATGAaactgattctatgattctgtgaaatgtggaATATACTTCAACCTGTTCTTCCCTGTATCGGGAGCAATTCCATGCTTCTGTAAGCAACTTGTCAAAGCAcctttctcctgctttccaaGACCTTCCTCTGCCAATCTCAGCTGTCCCAGGAGCAGCACTTATGAACTGAAGCCAAGGTTCCCATGTCACCCCTCCTAATGCACCTAGAGAGCCAGTACATCAGGAGTAACCAAGGGGAATCGCGTGTGCCCGCATATACCCTCACAGTTACAGCTGTCTATCATCATCTTCCCAGGACCACACTAGCAGAACAATGGAGATGCATTATTAaattggaatcatagaatcaccaaggttggaaaagacctccaagatcatctagtccaaccgcccACCTACCAAATTCTAGAAGAATGTGCACAGTCCAACTTCACAAAGACAGACTTGGAAGGTAACGCACCACGTCAGAACACCTCCTCTACAAGGATCCTGAGGAATCCTGCTTTGTTCCTGCTCTGGCACGTGGAGCAGACCTTCTGCCTAATTCTGCCCCGTTTTCTCCACTCCCAGAAGCAGCTGGGTGTTCCTGAAAGGAGTCTCCCCAAAGGAGATTCATGAACTCTCAGGCTCTATTTTTCAAGCAAGAAACTAATGACTTTCCACACTACACAACTTTCAAAAAGCAAGACATcataattgaaaataattttcctacCCTCTTAGTTCTCTGGCTTTTCTTGTACAAGGAAGCAGTTACTTACCCCTGCAGCCAACAAAAGCCATCGCCACCGCCACCAGCTGCACCACTCCTCCCATTCTCGCAGAACTGCGGGTCTGCTCTCCTACTTCTGCACTTGGTGAGAGACCGCCACACTTCTTGGACCAGAAGACAAGTCAAGAAcacttccctttcttctgtCCAGTGTCATCTAGGatccaggctgtgctgctgtcctttttccttccttctttttgaaATATCACGAGTCCATTCACCGAGGTGAAGGATGACCAAAGACTGCCAGGATCTGTCTCTTTCTATTTCAAATCCCCGGTCGCCACCCCCTTCTCTTGccattttcttgcctttttctgaCTAAtactcttttgttttcttcacggttctgtgaatatttatttcttttttcctttttgttctttcagttaTTCCATGTATGCATTCACTTCATAACGAGCTTTATGATGGCCACATAACCAAGTACTCAGTAATGAGGGAAAGCCAACTTGAGAATGCTTGAAAAGCAAGAATTCAGCTACCTCTGACTTGTGTGTGATGATATGGCTCAGCATCTCTTTCCATCACATGCAAGGGTTCAAAACTGGGCatccagaaatggaaaagcacagTAGCCTTCAGGTGGGAGGTGTGCCTGCACCTACTCACTGAACACTGTGCAGGAGCAAGAGGCAGAGATCAATGTTCTGAGGCTCCGTTTGTTTCCTTGGTGCCTTCTTTGCTGATGATACTCCGCTCTTCCACCACACGCAtgcactgacttcagcagcacATTACGTGCAGGTCAGTCTGCGGCCTGAGTGAGGAAAAGGAACAGCTCTAGTTCCTTTGCCCAACTGAGCCTTCTAGACCACaaaaaattgtacttttttcctatttccacAGAGAAGTATCGAAAAACCAACATCCTGCTCTTTACTATGAAAGGAATTTCCCcacaaaagctgcatttttctctaCCTGCCCAGAAACTGTGCCCTGTTGTGATGCAGCTGCAGATATACTTGCTAGGGCAGCAAAAGAAGGTGCATGGTGAAGGTCAGCAACCTGGAGTCATCCACAGTTAATGCTACAGAAGATTTTACCATCCAGAGGTGAACAGACAAtcgctgcctgctgctctcatTTTCAGAGCATCACAGATTATCTTGGTGCacttttctgctgctgtcatctgGCTCATGAGCCAAAGCCATCATGTTTGTCATGTTTTGTGCTCTGGAAGCACATGCAGTGCTTTCTGGGGAAGTGACTTGTGGCTGCTGGCAGTGGGACTTGGATCTAGGAGGTGTTCTGGGCACAATCTAAGGATGCCTTTAAAAGTAGATCCAAATGTTATCATAGGTGTTATGTACAGAATTATTATGTGTGTagtatataaatattaataaaaaggaGGAGTTACAGAAgacaataaatatatatgaaagcAAGTCTACCAAGTGAATTATGTAACAGGCAATTATTCATTAAAGCTActgcttaatattttttcaatagTCATATTTTTAACATCCAGTTAGTATATAATTTTAACAGCTGCATCATTCAACACAACGCACTGAAGTACTTCCaagaaacaatttcatttcCCCTGCCACTCCTCATTATTGTGTCAGTGGTGAAGATTTCCGTCCGCACAGACTTCTTggtaggaaagaaaagactgatGGAGGGAGAGAAACAGCAGAGCCCCCTGGAAGACTTCTCTCACAGGGAAGTCAATCACATCAGTATGGGAGGTCTAAGGGCTGAAAGAAACACCAAATGGCATTTCTAAGCCAAAGGCAGATGTGTGTGAAATATGGGGGCCATTTTCTCTTGGAGCTGGAAGAGAAGGGCAGTTTCTCATCTTGCCACAGCCGTGTCCCATCACTGCAGGTACCCATCCTGGTTACGCTGCAGCTGAGTCAGACTGTTCTGTGGAAGTGCTACAGCCTGGTGGTGGTGGgcagctcttcctttctgtgcagGCCAATGAAATCCAGTGATGATCTCCATTTTCTGAAGTCAGTAAACTGATGAAAACAGTGCAGGTTTTGTTTCACTCTTTGGGTGGAGGCATATCCACAGTTGGATGATCTGAGGAATGTGATTTCAGCTGAGCTATGCTTATTGCTGCCATAAAACTTGCAACAGTAAAATTTGCAGTAGAACTATGTTAAGCATGGCCAGCCTGCAGGAAAAAGCTGAATGTGGCAAAACTGGTGCAGAAAACTCTTCTGAGGCTCTGGGCTAAGAATTACCAGCAGCTGTCATGttgctgaagaaaataacagaggCAGAAGCTTGTTCCAGTAGCCTACCTCCTATTCAAAGGCTTTGCAAGAAGCTGGATTTGTGGGACCACGCCCTGCAAGAAGCTAAAATTACTGatatgacaattttttttaaccgGACATGCAAGACTTCCCAAAGCTGCAATTGTACAGGATAAAAGTTGACTACTTCACTAAACCAAACATGAAGAACCATAGTTCCTCAAACATGATCAGCACTACATCTTTCTCCCCTTGTGACAGAGATGTAGCAGTCAGTGTTCTCCCTGAGTCATGCAGACAGcccatttctttcttactgGAAGACTTCTTGTGGTTTTGCATCTGAGCACATCAAGAAAAAGCCTTTCATGTCCTTATATTTCTGCACCTCTGCTTTGAATTGAAAGCACTGATTTCTCCCTTTGCAGTGCCAGGCCGTAAGGCACTCTGCAGCCGTGCTCATCACAGGCACCCACCTTCCTTCTGCACACTGGGCATGACATGCTCCCCAGCatcatttcttcagctctgaCAAAGTGACCAATATCGCTCTTCGTTCTGGTATTTCTGCTCCTACATCTCTGGCCAGTAAGAAGCAGCACAACAAAGGTTCGTGTTTCACAAGAAGCGAGTGCAGATGGGACCTCCAACCCCACCCATAGGGCCCAGATCTACAGAGCTTGTGTCTTACCCCCAGGTTTTGAAATAGCCTGCCAAGGGCTAGAGAAGTTTGCTGCAATTTTCCTGATGATGCAAATAAGTTTTTTAGCCTGCAAAGGGGTGACAAGCACTGCTAAGCTTTGTGCAAACCACCAAGAAGAAGGTGACTGAACAAGATAGAAAGCTCTCAACGTGCTATTCATAAAGCATTTGCacccagttaaaaaaaaaagttactgcaGGACATTCTTATTTGGCACAGCCATAGCCAACTGCCTAGAGGGAGTGCAAATACTTTCTGGATGGTCCACAGAATCTAACTGCATTGGACTTTACAGTTGTGTGCATCACAACAGTTTTCCCACACTTACCAGAGAACTGTACAGACAATCAAGAAAACACTGCCTTTGTTCTACTTGACAAAACAGGATTTTAGTGTTAAAGAGCACTTCCTTCAAGGCTCAAGTCATGCAACACAGAAGTAACATACAAGTGATCTTTCCAAAAAATTAACTTCCCTTCCTAGAAATTCCCAGGTCGTTGACATCAGTTCTGGGTTACCCATGACCTCAGCCAAACCCTTACAAAGGTTTCCTAGCACTAGGAAAGGAACCTGTATGTGTGAAGCCCTCTGAGTATTCATTTCCTGCTTGGTGCCACTTAAGGGTTCACAAACGCAGGTATCAAATCCTCCCTATACCTACAGGTTTCCCACTCACCAGTTACCAACGCTATTGGTAGCCCCACTGCTATCACAGTACTTGTTCTTTCCAAGTTCCTGCTTCAGTGGCTCCTTGAAGGCTGTCTGAACTCTGATTTTAGAAAACACAAATGCTTCCGTGGGATGATCTGCCTTAACCTCAGCTTGTCTTCCTGCAGGTTTACTGCATGCCATCAACTGTGCTGCACAagatgcacagcagctgctctcttCTCCAGAGGTATCCCACACTGGGTTAGGAGCCTGTCTCTATTTTACCTTGCCAACTGCCTCAAATCCTCAAGGAGGGTTTCACCATCCAGTGCAAAATCCAcaattttgctttgaaaacaaagatgaaagaagaaggGACAGCAAGTTAACTTTTAAGAGCAAGGGTCACGCTGCCTAAAAGAACTACTTGTTTGAGGCAGAACACAGATGTTCTTTCCCAGCTAGGTTAAAAGCAGCAATAGCGGAAGCACAGGCAGGGAGAGAAGCGTGGGCAGTGCAGACTGCATTGTCATTCCTGAGTCCATACAGAAGAGCCACATCTCGTGGTTTGGCTGGCTCTACTCATTACCTCACCTGTAGAAAGGACAAGCCCCTCTCCCTTCATTCTTTGCTCAGATGTTCATCTGGTCCCCTAACGAGTACCTCTGCTTTCCAGTAGCTCCATGTAACACTATAGAgcaatggaaagtacagcaatagtGGGGTAGCAAAATCCaaggctacagc
The window above is part of the Numida meleagris isolate 19003 breed g44 Domestic line chromosome 8, NumMel1.0, whole genome shotgun sequence genome. Proteins encoded here:
- the VSIG4 gene encoding V-set and immunoglobulin domain-containing protein 4 isoform X1, with the protein product MGGVVQLVAVAMAFVGCRALLDLSGAAQVNGEWMGSTTLPCTYTPSEGFTQQTLTWSMERDLSTSTIFRRDDSGDHILLSRFRDRVSVPRHSPGDASLQITDLEIPDSGHYSCQITWRSENYSLITKEVITTVKVIKVAVTKPTIVPGALGLAVPAGAKASLTCVAHGSPPISYRWFRAVPGRTGQLLGSEAELVWSSLQPSDAGTYYCEAQNRVGSGTVQRSDPVELTVRDLSVTTEAQRPATDLPVAAVTSENAVGYPEKDETTQSSQRTHLYLVILIAVLGGAVVFLVIFAIACARKPKNESIYEVAFHSTADVVRLDTDVAVPAKCRKEKIHSDTEETYETVTMACNNYESIAGNSYESTCLSKNAESETLVNAMESEYEVQNFQ
- the VSIG4 gene encoding V-set and immunoglobulin domain-containing protein 4 isoform X2; the protein is MKGEGLVLSTALLDLSGAAQVNGEWMGSTTLPCTYTPSEGFTQQTLTWSMERDLSTSTIFRRDDSGDHILLSRFRDRVSVPRHSPGDASLQITDLEIPDSGHYSCQITWRSENYSLITKEVITTVKVIKVAVTKPTIVPGALGLAVPAGAKASLTCVAHGSPPISYRWFRAVPGRTGQLLGSEAELVWSSLQPSDAGTYYCEAQNRVGSGTVQRSDPVELTVRDLSVTTEAQRPATDLPVAAVTSENAVGYPEKDETTQSSQRTHLYLVILIAVLGGAVVFLVIFAIACARKPKNESIYEVAFHSTADVVRLDTDVAVPAKCRKEKIHSDTEETYETVTMACNNYESIAGNSYESTCLSKNAESETLVNAMESEYEVQNFQ